In Scheffersomyces stipitis CBS 6054 chromosome 8, complete sequence, one DNA window encodes the following:
- the MUC1.10 gene encoding repeated sequence with similarity to MUC1 (highly conserved, repeated sequence similar to MUC1) — MSELRPINQPEGPLGVFSGESSSNQALNEPKPPDIDRNPHDHVAPHDSMDLDGESTDADENGNLEPSFVTAVSSTSEEPAQLRDNPTDESVIQNQTPLSPTMESFETSVSEIFQSHVLDEVHDQEMAANDDNEMDHISLNSTTSLSNLPEQEDSLLVHQLKENTKTQKNSESLQYLNKNQKNSENTKLPEKNTQDLEAEEYPLLGTSKSSSKKRIHPSNPNY, encoded by the coding sequence ATGTCAGAACTACGACCAATCAATCAGCCAGAGGGACCTCTAGGGgttttctctggtgaaagctcttcaaatcaagcCTTAAACGAGCCAAAACCACCGGATATTGACCGAAATCCACACGACCATGTCGCACCCCATGATCTGATGGACCTCGATGGCGAGTCCACAGATGCCGATGAAAACGGCAATTTAGAGCCATCCTTCGTGACTGCAGTGTCATCTACCTCTGAGGAACCGGCCCAACTACGGGATAATCCCACGGACGAGCTGGTTATTCAGAACCAGACCCCATTAAGTCCTACTATGGAAAGTTTTGAAACCTCAGTTTcggaaatttttcaaagtcacGTGCTTGACGAGGTACACGACCaggaaatggctgcaaacgatgataatgaaatgGATCACATTTCTTTAAATTCTACAACCAGCCTCTCGAACTTGCCcgaacaagaagattctctCCTTGTACACCAACTTaaagaaaatacaaaaacccaaaaaaattctgaaTCCTTACAATACTTAAATAAAAACCAAAAAAACTCCGAAAATACAAAACTCCCAGAAAAAAATACACAAGACCTTGAAGCAGAGGAATACCCACTCTTAGGAACCTCAAAGAGTTCTTCTAAGAAAAGGATTCATCCCTCAAACCCCAACTATTAA